A region from the Aegilops tauschii subsp. strangulata cultivar AL8/78 chromosome 5, Aet v6.0, whole genome shotgun sequence genome encodes:
- the LOC109739492 gene encoding uncharacterized protein isoform X5, which yields MEDSIGGLAQTILDALSAAQLQAWIHQAGLGHDMEMLEMELEIVDMGYAAVRERLTGNKEPLVRSLARLKDLLYDADDLVDDLDFYRLLDRPTAGGSSDNALGEQEDIFGAVQVHEKSTGDMDIVSSQVGKRRLSAISEHYELVDQDGNDCRVKCIHCGSEPMVGCGLSQSQLRRHIKTVHYENKKRAAEFSNDTHNALREQEDIFGAVLVDKKSRRDINIQSRQGGKMRSPVWKHFVISETDENNRPVKAKCVHCDSELNCGPKHGTSGLKRHIRSAGCTKKKEAADQPLTPSSSADGIENVETVAIGDSHSRKRIRMDDESTCGAKPETHLWNKAGFLQRIKEITRRLQDISGFLSKVLKLHGSDFVASSNRYRSITSDQHLRTSSVVPRKVYGRVTEKDYIIKFMTEDKPDGSYVLPIVGSAGVGKTALAQLVYNDPTIAEHFEQRIWVSVSNNFDELRLSREILDCVSQQTHAGLCSFAKLQEVLKMHITSKRVLLILDDVWDDFNFRRWSQLLAPLQCNTKGTVILLTTQKLSVAQIVGTVEPIKLRSLPYDDFWLLFKSCAFGDENYERNQNLSIIGLQIVKKLKGNPLAAATVGKLLRRSLTIDHWYNILKNEDWKSVQLSGGIMSALKLSYDQLPYNLQQCFSFCSLFPEKYQFLDEELVQIWIAQGFVKCDNSSKTLEEKGFDYLADLVNLGFFQQVEREETDPNSQPCYIMCDLMHDLAREVSRTEFATIDGVQYCEMLPTIRHLSIVSDSGYNTDQHENIPRSKKLEKKMLAGCTSLRKLRTLVFIAHYDMFFYKLFQDILRQAHNLRLLQISAASAGLNPLLCSSVNFTHLRYLKVEAADGLGALPQILSKFCHLQVLHVGSCTKPTIPVRIDHIVGLRHLVTEEGAYSSIANIGNLTSLQELPNFVVQNSSGFEITQLQSMKELVRLGVSHLENVKTREEAYGAGLREKHHLKELHLSWEVALSDDEYRRDMSSCTDQLSAEVIEGFEPHNNLKHLWISGYNGNLSPSWLANSISLQTLHIEGCGKLEILPSFEQLPFLRKLKLTEMPSMTEVSIPSLEELVLIQMPKLERFSCISTKDLNSNLRVLKIQRCPAMNIFPLFQSSQKFKIEQKSWLPSLRELTIHGCPNLLVSHPLPPSTTISKLSIVDVPTLPRIEISPGDTLTIGSRSEGYDNFDPSSDVMTILDCKILAFHNLRGLRYLRIDGCQNLVSISFTGLGELISLRSLEICSCRKLFSSNVIPEHTREDVTAAKCNSLPSLVTLRIKCCGIAGKWLSLMLGYMQALEELFLEDCPGITQLAEEEENIQSYGFSSSGDPDDTLLTSSAQDGIFCLSLNLMSSLKKISIREFPHQVFCRKNEDLSRFTCLEKLTIWGCPRLLSSLVDKYENDDQMNGRWLLPKSLEELEIRGDSPGMLQPCFLGNLTCLKKLQVWFSPSLRSLQLHNCTTLEELVIGNCGSLAAVEGLQLLGSLKYFKVFRSPGVIPCLENLSRQGYALFPGLERLVFDGPSVFIMSVCKQLTSLQYLQLENWEFVTRLTEEQERGLQLLKSLQELEFWDCSYDLKYLPAALHSLPSLKRLKISGCLGISRLPEQGLPLSLKQLDISNCSKVFNDHCKSLETGNVKVNIVGNTQTA from the exons ATAATGCTTTGGGTGAGCAGGAAGACATATTTGGGGCAGTCCAAGTCCATGAGAAATCGACCGGAGATATGGATATAGTGAGTAGCCAGGTTGGCAAGAGGCGATTGTCTGCAATATCTGAACACTATGAGCTCGtggatcaagatggaaatgattgTCGAGTCAAATGTATTCACTGTGGCTCAGAGCCGATGGTTGGCTGTGGATTGAGCCAATCACAATTGAGGCGCCATATAAAGACTGTACATTATGAGAATAAAAAAAGAGCTGCTGAATTTTCGAATGACACACATAATGCTCTTAGAGAGCAGGAAGACATATTTGGTGCAGTGCTAGTCGATAAGAAATCAAGGAGAGATATAAATATACAGAGTAGGCAGGGTGGCAAGATGCGGTCTCCGGTCTGGAAGCACTTTGTGATATCCGAAACTGATGAAAACAATAGGCCTGTGAAAGCCAAATGTGTTCACTGTGACTCAGAGCTGAATTGTGGACCCAAACATGGGACATCAGGTTTGAAACGCCATATCCGTAGTGCAGGTTGTACAAAGAAAAAAGAAGCAGCTGACCAGCCACTAACCCCTTCAAG CAGCGCTGATGGTATAGAAAATGTTGAAACAGTTGCCATTGGTGATTCACACAGCAGAAAAAGGATTAGAATGGATGATGAGTCAACATGCGGGGCCAAACCTGAAACACACCTTTGGAACAAGGCTGGATTTTTGCAAAGGATAAAAGAAATAACTCGCCGGTTACAAGACATATCGGGGTTTCTGAGTAAGGTTCTCAAGTTACATGGTTCAGATTTTGTTGCAAGCTCAAATCGCTATCGAAGTATAACATCAGATCAACACctaagaacatcaagtgttgttCCAAGGAAAGTTTATGGAAGAGTTACAGAGAAGGACTACATCATAAAGTTCATGACGGAAGACAAACCTGATGGTTCATATGTTCTTCCTATTGTAGGCAGTGCAGGAGTTGGAAAGACTGCTCTTGCTCAGCTTGTATACAATGATCCAACCATCGCAGAGCACTTTGAACAAAGGATATGGGTTTCAGTGTCTAACAACTTCGATGAGCTGAGACTCTCTAGAGAGATCTTAGATTGTGTCTCTCAGCAAACACATGCAGGGCTATGCAGCTTTGCCAAGCTTCAGGAGGTCTTGAAGATGCATATCACATCAAAGAGGGTTCTGCTTATTTTGGATGATGTTTGGGATGACTTTAACTTCCGCAGATGGAGCCAACTATTAGCTCCTTTGCAGTGTAACACAAAGGGTACTGTGATTCTTTTGACAACTCAAAAATTGTCTGTTGCACAAATTGTTGGTACAGTTGAACCAATTAAGTTGCGTAGTTTACCATATGATGATTTTTGGTTATTATTTAAATCATGTGCATTTGGTGATGAGAACTATGAAAGGAATCAAAATCTTAGCATCATTGGATTGCAAATAGTAAAGAAGTTAAAGGGAAACCCATTAGCAGCAGCAACAGTAGGGAAACTATTACGAAGGAGCCTTACTATTGATCATTGGTATAACATTCTGAAGAACGAAGATTGGAAATCTGTGCAACTCAGTGGAGGTATAATGTCTGCTCTGAAGCTTAGCTATGATCAGCTACCCTACAATTTACAACAATGCTTCTCATTTTGTTCTTTATTCCCCGAGAAATATCAGTTCCTTGATGAGGAGCTGGTCCAAATTTGGATTGCACAGGGATTTGTGAAGTGTGATAATTCAAGTAAGACACTTGAGGAGAAAGGATTTGACTATCTAGCTGATCTTGTGAACTTGGGCTTCTTTCAGCAAGTTGAAAGAGAAGAGACCGATCCAAACAGTCAACCTTGCTACATTATGTGTGATCTTATGCATGATCTTGCTAGGGAAGTCTCAAGAACTGAGTTTGCAACTATAGATGGCGTGCAGTACTGTGAGATGCTGCCAACTATACGCCATTTGTCAATAGTAAGTGATTCTGGATATAACACAGATCAGCATGAAAACATACCCCGCAGTAAGAAGCTTGAGAAGAAAATGCTCGCTGGATGTACATCGCTGAGGAAATTGAGGACATTGGTATTCATTGCGCATTATGACATGTTCTTCTACAAATTATTTCAAGATATATTACGACAGGCACATAATTTGCGCCTGCTGCAAATTTCTGCAGCATCTGCTGGTTTAAATCCTTTACTGTGCAGTTCGGTGAATTTCACCCATCTTCGCTACTTAAAAGTTGAAGCTGCTGATGGGCTTGGGGCTCTGCCTCAAATTTTGAGCAAGTTTTGCCATCTTCAAGTATTACATGTTGGCTCATGTACTAAACCTACTATACCTGTCAGGATCGACCATATTGTTGGCTTGCGGCATCTTGTTACAGAAGAGGGGGCATACTCTTCCATTGCTAACATTGGTAACCTGACATCTCTTCAGGAGCTACCCAATTTTGTGGTTCAAAATTCCAGTGGCTTTGAGATAACACAACTCCAGTCCATGAAAGAACTTGTACGACTTGGGGTCTCTCATCTTGAAAATGTTAAAACTCGGGAGGAGGCTTATGGGGCAGGATTAAGAGAGAAACACCACTTGAAAGAGCTGCACTTGTCTTGGGAAGTTGCCTTGTCAGATGATGAATATCGTAGGGACATGAGCTCCTGTACGGATCAGTTGTCAGCAGAGGTTATTGAGGGCTTTGAACCACACAATAACCTAAAGCATCTGTGGATATCTGGCTACAATGGAAATCTCTCCCCAAGTTGGCTTGCCAACAGTATCTCTTTGCAGACTCTTCATATAGAGGGTTGTGGAAAATTGGAAATACTTCCATCTTTTGAGCAGCTTCCGTTCCTTAGAAAGTTGAAGTTGACGGAAATGCCAAGTATGACAGAAGTATCAATTCCTTCGTTGGAGGAACTGGTATTAATTCAAATGCCAAAGTTGGAGCGGTTTTCCTGCATTTCCACTAAGGACTTGAACTCAAATTTAAGGGTTCTGAAGATTCAGAGATGTCCTGCAATGAATATCTTTCCTCTATTTCAGAGCTCCCAGAAATTTAAAATCGAGCAGAAGTCATGGTTGCCCAGTCTGAGGGAACTCACTATCCATGGATGTCCTAATTTACTTGTGTCACATCCCCTTCCTCCATCAACTACCATTTCTAAATTATCCATCGTCGACGTTCCAACACTCCCAAGGATAGAGATATCACCTGGTGACACGTTAACAATTGGATCCAGAAGTGAGGGCTATGATAATTTTGATCCTTCTTCTGATGTGATGACTATACTGGATTGCAAAATTTTGGCATTCCACAACCTGAGGGGCCTCAGATACTTGCGTATAGATGGTTGCCAGAATCTGGTGTCTATTTCTTTCACAGGATTAGGGGAACTTATTTCTTTAAGGAGTTTGGAAATATGTAGCTGTCGAAAGCTTTTCTCGTCAAATGTTATACCAGAGCATACCCGTGAAGATGTGACAGCTGCAAAGTGTAATTCCCTCCCATCTCTAGTCACTCTCAGAATTAAGTGTTGTGGAATAGCAGGAAAGTGGTTATCTTTGATGCTGGGTTATATGCAGGCCCTAGAGGAATTGTTTTTAGAGGACTGCCCGGGGATAACTCAGTTAGCAGAAGAGGAAGAAAACATTCAATCTTATGGTTTCTCATCATCAGGAGATCCAGATGACACATTGCTGACAAGCTCAGCTCAAGATGGAATCTTTTGcctttcactaaatcttatgtcCTCTCTGAAGAAGATATCGATTCGTGAATTCCCACACCAAGTATTTTGCAGGAAAAATGAAGACTTGTCTAGATTTACCTGCCTTGAGAAGCTAACAATTTGGGGATGCCCCAGGCTGCTCTCATCTCTGGTGGATAAATATGAAAATGATGATCAGATGAATGGAAGATGGCTCCTGCCGAAATCACTTGAAGAACTCGAGATCCGTGGCGATTCACCAGGCATGCTGCAGCCCTGTTTTCTGGGCAATCTAACCTGCCTCAAAAAACTACAAGTGTGGTTCAGCCCAAGTCTGAGATCTCTACAGCTGCATAACTGCACGACACTGGAAGAGTTGGTAATTGGAAACTGTGGATCACTTGCTGCGGTAGAAGGCTTGCAATTACTTGGCAGCCTCAAGTATTTCAAAGTATTCAGATCCCCTGGCGTgattccatgtctggagaatctGTCAAGGCAGGGCTATGCTCTATTCCCTGGACTAGAAAGGCTTGTGTTCGATGGCCCCTCTGTCTTTATCATGTCAGTTTGCAAGCAACTCACCTCCCTCCAATACCTACAACTTGAAAATTGGGAGTTTGTAACGAGACTAACAGAAGAGCAAGAGAGAGGGCTTCAGCTCCTGAAATCCTTGCAGGAGCTGGAATTCTGGGATTGCAGTTATGATCTCAAATACCTCCCCGCGGCGTTGCACAGCCTTCCTTCACTCAAGAGATTGAAGATCAGTGGTTGTTTGGGAATCTCGAGGCTGCCGGAACAGGGCCTTCCACTCTCGCTGAAGCAACTGGATATCAGCAATTGCAGCAAGGTGTTCAATGATCACTGCAAGTCTCTAGAAACAGGGAACGTAAAGGTCAACATTGTTGGAAATACACAAACTGCTTAA
- the LOC109739492 gene encoding uncharacterized protein isoform X1 has protein sequence MEDSIGGLAQTILDALSAAQLQAWIHQAGLGHDMEMLEMELEIVDMGYAAVRERLTGNKEPLVRSLARLKDLLYDADDLVDDLDFYRLLDRPTAGGSSVVRHEDTPIQSTYADLFIDSPTTDSSDNALGEQEDIFGAVQVHEKSTGDMDIVSSQVGKRRLSAISEHYELVDQDGNDCRVKCIHCGSEPMVGCGLSQSQLRRHIKTVHYENKKRAAEFSNDTHNALREQEDIFGAVLVDKKSRRDINIQSRQGGKMRSPVWKHFVISETDENNRPVKAKCVHCDSELNCGPKHGTSGLKRHIRSAGCTKKKEAADQPLTPSSSADGIENVETVAIGDSHSRKRIRMDDESTCGAKPETHLWNKAGFLQRIKEITRRLQDISGFLSKVLKLHGSDFVASSNRYRSITSDQHLRTSSVVPRKVYGRVTEKDYIIKFMTEDKPDGSYVLPIVGSAGVGKTALAQLVYNDPTIAEHFEQRIWVSVSNNFDELRLSREILDCVSQQTHAGLCSFAKLQEVLKMHITSKRVLLILDDVWDDFNFRRWSQLLAPLQCNTKGTVILLTTQKLSVAQIVGTVEPIKLRSLPYDDFWLLFKSCAFGDENYERNQNLSIIGLQIVKKLKGNPLAAATVGKLLRRSLTIDHWYNILKNEDWKSVQLSGGIMSALKLSYDQLPYNLQQCFSFCSLFPEKYQFLDEELVQIWIAQGFVKCDNSSKTLEEKGFDYLADLVNLGFFQQVEREETDPNSQPCYIMCDLMHDLAREVSRTEFATIDGVQYCEMLPTIRHLSIVSDSGYNTDQHENIPRSKKLEKKMLAGCTSLRKLRTLVFIAHYDMFFYKLFQDILRQAHNLRLLQISAASAGLNPLLCSSVNFTHLRYLKVEAADGLGALPQILSKFCHLQVLHVGSCTKPTIPVRIDHIVGLRHLVTEEGAYSSIANIGNLTSLQELPNFVVQNSSGFEITQLQSMKELVRLGVSHLENVKTREEAYGAGLREKHHLKELHLSWEVALSDDEYRRDMSSCTDQLSAEVIEGFEPHNNLKHLWISGYNGNLSPSWLANSISLQTLHIEGCGKLEILPSFEQLPFLRKLKLTEMPSMTEVSIPSLEELVLIQMPKLERFSCISTKDLNSNLRVLKIQRCPAMNIFPLFQSSQKFKIEQKSWLPSLRELTIHGCPNLLVSHPLPPSTTISKLSIVDVPTLPRIEISPGDTLTIGSRSEGYDNFDPSSDVMTILDCKILAFHNLRGLRYLRIDGCQNLVSISFTGLGELISLRSLEICSCRKLFSSNVIPEHTREDVTAAKCNSLPSLVTLRIKCCGIAGKWLSLMLGYMQALEELFLEDCPGITQLAEEEENIQSYGFSSSGDPDDTLLTSSAQDGIFCLSLNLMSSLKKISIREFPHQVFCRKNEDLSRFTCLEKLTIWGCPRLLSSLVDKYENDDQMNGRWLLPKSLEELEIRGDSPGMLQPCFLGNLTCLKKLQVWFSPSLRSLQLHNCTTLEELVIGNCGSLAAVEGLQLLGSLKYFKVFRSPGVIPCLENLSRQGYALFPGLERLVFDGPSVFIMSVCKQLTSLQYLQLENWEFVTRLTEEQERGLQLLKSLQELEFWDCSYDLKYLPAALHSLPSLKRLKISGCLGISRLPEQGLPLSLKQLDISNCSKVFNDHCKSLETGNVKVNIVGNTQTA, from the exons TAGTCAGACACGAGGATACACCCATACAATCTACATACGCCGACCTGTTCATCGACTCCCCTACTACAGATTCGTCAG ATAATGCTTTGGGTGAGCAGGAAGACATATTTGGGGCAGTCCAAGTCCATGAGAAATCGACCGGAGATATGGATATAGTGAGTAGCCAGGTTGGCAAGAGGCGATTGTCTGCAATATCTGAACACTATGAGCTCGtggatcaagatggaaatgattgTCGAGTCAAATGTATTCACTGTGGCTCAGAGCCGATGGTTGGCTGTGGATTGAGCCAATCACAATTGAGGCGCCATATAAAGACTGTACATTATGAGAATAAAAAAAGAGCTGCTGAATTTTCGAATGACACACATAATGCTCTTAGAGAGCAGGAAGACATATTTGGTGCAGTGCTAGTCGATAAGAAATCAAGGAGAGATATAAATATACAGAGTAGGCAGGGTGGCAAGATGCGGTCTCCGGTCTGGAAGCACTTTGTGATATCCGAAACTGATGAAAACAATAGGCCTGTGAAAGCCAAATGTGTTCACTGTGACTCAGAGCTGAATTGTGGACCCAAACATGGGACATCAGGTTTGAAACGCCATATCCGTAGTGCAGGTTGTACAAAGAAAAAAGAAGCAGCTGACCAGCCACTAACCCCTTCAAG CAGCGCTGATGGTATAGAAAATGTTGAAACAGTTGCCATTGGTGATTCACACAGCAGAAAAAGGATTAGAATGGATGATGAGTCAACATGCGGGGCCAAACCTGAAACACACCTTTGGAACAAGGCTGGATTTTTGCAAAGGATAAAAGAAATAACTCGCCGGTTACAAGACATATCGGGGTTTCTGAGTAAGGTTCTCAAGTTACATGGTTCAGATTTTGTTGCAAGCTCAAATCGCTATCGAAGTATAACATCAGATCAACACctaagaacatcaagtgttgttCCAAGGAAAGTTTATGGAAGAGTTACAGAGAAGGACTACATCATAAAGTTCATGACGGAAGACAAACCTGATGGTTCATATGTTCTTCCTATTGTAGGCAGTGCAGGAGTTGGAAAGACTGCTCTTGCTCAGCTTGTATACAATGATCCAACCATCGCAGAGCACTTTGAACAAAGGATATGGGTTTCAGTGTCTAACAACTTCGATGAGCTGAGACTCTCTAGAGAGATCTTAGATTGTGTCTCTCAGCAAACACATGCAGGGCTATGCAGCTTTGCCAAGCTTCAGGAGGTCTTGAAGATGCATATCACATCAAAGAGGGTTCTGCTTATTTTGGATGATGTTTGGGATGACTTTAACTTCCGCAGATGGAGCCAACTATTAGCTCCTTTGCAGTGTAACACAAAGGGTACTGTGATTCTTTTGACAACTCAAAAATTGTCTGTTGCACAAATTGTTGGTACAGTTGAACCAATTAAGTTGCGTAGTTTACCATATGATGATTTTTGGTTATTATTTAAATCATGTGCATTTGGTGATGAGAACTATGAAAGGAATCAAAATCTTAGCATCATTGGATTGCAAATAGTAAAGAAGTTAAAGGGAAACCCATTAGCAGCAGCAACAGTAGGGAAACTATTACGAAGGAGCCTTACTATTGATCATTGGTATAACATTCTGAAGAACGAAGATTGGAAATCTGTGCAACTCAGTGGAGGTATAATGTCTGCTCTGAAGCTTAGCTATGATCAGCTACCCTACAATTTACAACAATGCTTCTCATTTTGTTCTTTATTCCCCGAGAAATATCAGTTCCTTGATGAGGAGCTGGTCCAAATTTGGATTGCACAGGGATTTGTGAAGTGTGATAATTCAAGTAAGACACTTGAGGAGAAAGGATTTGACTATCTAGCTGATCTTGTGAACTTGGGCTTCTTTCAGCAAGTTGAAAGAGAAGAGACCGATCCAAACAGTCAACCTTGCTACATTATGTGTGATCTTATGCATGATCTTGCTAGGGAAGTCTCAAGAACTGAGTTTGCAACTATAGATGGCGTGCAGTACTGTGAGATGCTGCCAACTATACGCCATTTGTCAATAGTAAGTGATTCTGGATATAACACAGATCAGCATGAAAACATACCCCGCAGTAAGAAGCTTGAGAAGAAAATGCTCGCTGGATGTACATCGCTGAGGAAATTGAGGACATTGGTATTCATTGCGCATTATGACATGTTCTTCTACAAATTATTTCAAGATATATTACGACAGGCACATAATTTGCGCCTGCTGCAAATTTCTGCAGCATCTGCTGGTTTAAATCCTTTACTGTGCAGTTCGGTGAATTTCACCCATCTTCGCTACTTAAAAGTTGAAGCTGCTGATGGGCTTGGGGCTCTGCCTCAAATTTTGAGCAAGTTTTGCCATCTTCAAGTATTACATGTTGGCTCATGTACTAAACCTACTATACCTGTCAGGATCGACCATATTGTTGGCTTGCGGCATCTTGTTACAGAAGAGGGGGCATACTCTTCCATTGCTAACATTGGTAACCTGACATCTCTTCAGGAGCTACCCAATTTTGTGGTTCAAAATTCCAGTGGCTTTGAGATAACACAACTCCAGTCCATGAAAGAACTTGTACGACTTGGGGTCTCTCATCTTGAAAATGTTAAAACTCGGGAGGAGGCTTATGGGGCAGGATTAAGAGAGAAACACCACTTGAAAGAGCTGCACTTGTCTTGGGAAGTTGCCTTGTCAGATGATGAATATCGTAGGGACATGAGCTCCTGTACGGATCAGTTGTCAGCAGAGGTTATTGAGGGCTTTGAACCACACAATAACCTAAAGCATCTGTGGATATCTGGCTACAATGGAAATCTCTCCCCAAGTTGGCTTGCCAACAGTATCTCTTTGCAGACTCTTCATATAGAGGGTTGTGGAAAATTGGAAATACTTCCATCTTTTGAGCAGCTTCCGTTCCTTAGAAAGTTGAAGTTGACGGAAATGCCAAGTATGACAGAAGTATCAATTCCTTCGTTGGAGGAACTGGTATTAATTCAAATGCCAAAGTTGGAGCGGTTTTCCTGCATTTCCACTAAGGACTTGAACTCAAATTTAAGGGTTCTGAAGATTCAGAGATGTCCTGCAATGAATATCTTTCCTCTATTTCAGAGCTCCCAGAAATTTAAAATCGAGCAGAAGTCATGGTTGCCCAGTCTGAGGGAACTCACTATCCATGGATGTCCTAATTTACTTGTGTCACATCCCCTTCCTCCATCAACTACCATTTCTAAATTATCCATCGTCGACGTTCCAACACTCCCAAGGATAGAGATATCACCTGGTGACACGTTAACAATTGGATCCAGAAGTGAGGGCTATGATAATTTTGATCCTTCTTCTGATGTGATGACTATACTGGATTGCAAAATTTTGGCATTCCACAACCTGAGGGGCCTCAGATACTTGCGTATAGATGGTTGCCAGAATCTGGTGTCTATTTCTTTCACAGGATTAGGGGAACTTATTTCTTTAAGGAGTTTGGAAATATGTAGCTGTCGAAAGCTTTTCTCGTCAAATGTTATACCAGAGCATACCCGTGAAGATGTGACAGCTGCAAAGTGTAATTCCCTCCCATCTCTAGTCACTCTCAGAATTAAGTGTTGTGGAATAGCAGGAAAGTGGTTATCTTTGATGCTGGGTTATATGCAGGCCCTAGAGGAATTGTTTTTAGAGGACTGCCCGGGGATAACTCAGTTAGCAGAAGAGGAAGAAAACATTCAATCTTATGGTTTCTCATCATCAGGAGATCCAGATGACACATTGCTGACAAGCTCAGCTCAAGATGGAATCTTTTGcctttcactaaatcttatgtcCTCTCTGAAGAAGATATCGATTCGTGAATTCCCACACCAAGTATTTTGCAGGAAAAATGAAGACTTGTCTAGATTTACCTGCCTTGAGAAGCTAACAATTTGGGGATGCCCCAGGCTGCTCTCATCTCTGGTGGATAAATATGAAAATGATGATCAGATGAATGGAAGATGGCTCCTGCCGAAATCACTTGAAGAACTCGAGATCCGTGGCGATTCACCAGGCATGCTGCAGCCCTGTTTTCTGGGCAATCTAACCTGCCTCAAAAAACTACAAGTGTGGTTCAGCCCAAGTCTGAGATCTCTACAGCTGCATAACTGCACGACACTGGAAGAGTTGGTAATTGGAAACTGTGGATCACTTGCTGCGGTAGAAGGCTTGCAATTACTTGGCAGCCTCAAGTATTTCAAAGTATTCAGATCCCCTGGCGTgattccatgtctggagaatctGTCAAGGCAGGGCTATGCTCTATTCCCTGGACTAGAAAGGCTTGTGTTCGATGGCCCCTCTGTCTTTATCATGTCAGTTTGCAAGCAACTCACCTCCCTCCAATACCTACAACTTGAAAATTGGGAGTTTGTAACGAGACTAACAGAAGAGCAAGAGAGAGGGCTTCAGCTCCTGAAATCCTTGCAGGAGCTGGAATTCTGGGATTGCAGTTATGATCTCAAATACCTCCCCGCGGCGTTGCACAGCCTTCCTTCACTCAAGAGATTGAAGATCAGTGGTTGTTTGGGAATCTCGAGGCTGCCGGAACAGGGCCTTCCACTCTCGCTGAAGCAACTGGATATCAGCAATTGCAGCAAGGTGTTCAATGATCACTGCAAGTCTCTAGAAACAGGGAACGTAAAGGTCAACATTGTTGGAAATACACAAACTGCTTAA